CCTTTCATCTTTCTTGTTTGAATGCTATTAAGATTCTGTGCCCCGACATGTATACGACCGAAGGTTGTGCCAAGATTATCTGTAGAgacattcttcttctttttaacctATGATTAAAGGAAAacacaaatgaaaataaatagttaataaaataaattattttatggaataataattttaccTTCAATTCTTTTGGCTTCTTGCATGCTTGTTTAAAGAGATCTTCAGAAGCAAGTTTAGTACGCCTACATACTAAATCTGCCCTTGGTCCTATTTCTTCCAATTCGATCCTTGGTGTTCTACAGTCAGACTTTTTCAAAAGTATCCTATAACTTCTtaacattattttattctcAACAGCTGTGAAACTGAGAACATGCTCAAGACCTTGTAATCTAATCTTTTCAACTGGCTCTCTTTGAAACATATCCACAAGGAGGTTTTTAATTCTATTAAGTTCatgattattttcaaaaagttcTCCATTAAAAACTAACAAAGGTTTAATTCCCTCTGAAacttttggaattttaaagTCTTTTAAACCTTTATAATTTTCTACACCAAATTCTGCCATGTCTAATAATGTATGCTCATACATTCTTCCCAATACAAGATTGTGAGGACGTTTTTTATTATGTAAAGCAAACATGAAGAGAGGAGCGTTATACTTCATAGCAAATTTTTCAAGTAGTGTTACATCTTCAAATGGTAGTACATCATTCTTCTTTTGCAATAATGATGCATCTGGTTTCTTCAGAGTATACTAaaccaaaatatttattttgtcagacattaatttaaaacacattttattactaatttcttttaatttaacttaCCAGATCTTTCATAAAATCCAGTACTATCGCAGAACTGTTTTTACCTTTGTAACACAGAGTTTGTTTAGCACCTTCTATCAATTTCGgttctttctttaaaatagcTCTTTTACCTCTATGGGTAGTTGGTTTTCTGCaatatatcaataatattttaaattttataaaaatctaatCTTTTAACATAACCAATGTATGCCACTTAGGTACAGGCTGACAATACTCACACTATTCTGTTTATTACAGGCATTGTGATGTGTATTTTAGAAACTACtcctttttaaaataataaaaatattatactttgtAAACAATTATTTCTTGATACATGTCGCAAAATACTACACGTGTTTTTGCCAGTAACTATTTACagacatatatgtacatacaaacaaGGACTGGCATGGACTGAACATCATTTGTTCTCAAAGGGTCGTGAATTTGTTGCTCAAAAACGAGCGCCACCTGCTCTatcctaatataaaaatgtgaaacacttcgcacTACACACACAGTCAGGCGTTGACGGTAACAGAAGATTGCTTTGATACCAAggattgtatgtatgtatgtaaagtAGATCTTTGTTTATATATAgtttaatattattgtttattgcAAATGATACTTTAAATTATAGATAACAGTAATAAACAAAAACATATTGACCaatctttaataaataatttggtttctaatatttttttggCATGGAAGAAGTctttattttaaatgttttttatttaaatcattatgaacatttgatttaaatattttagtaaaactttaatatttaatgtgaatataaaaatataatatcataGATTGTGTggcatttaattttattataaatttttacatatGTGCTCAcatgaaattgttaatataaaaataagatcATAAAATAGTGACCTGAAATCCTCTATGAACTTATAGTCTTAAAGATACTATACTAATTACCCAGATGTGTTTTATATAATTACTggaaaagaattatatttttttgtattatatGCATACTTCGTTTAGCTGCAATTTATCAATAATCAAGTATCATAAAACAAAATAAGTATTTTTATCTAATAACAAAAccataaaaaaaatgtttgtcaAAATCCTATGACGATTTTGCAGCTGATTTTTTAACGATATCttatcattttatctaataacaAAACcataaaagaaaatgtttgtCAAAATCGTATGACGATTTTGCAGCTGATCTTTTAACGATATCTTATCATTACTGTCATAAAAAAAATACTGAAGTCTTATTAGTCATCCTCATAATCAGAAGGACCAATCCTCTATATCATTCATAATAGTCTATACATCATGTGTTTGTTCTGGTCCCAATATGTTTTGATAATACTGCACATTTCCTTTACTTGGACATACTGTAAGATGATGctataataataaacaatagcAGTATTAAAATACAAAACGAATCACTTGTATAGGTTTGTAATAACTGTACAAATGTTACAATTAAATTACCTCAAACTCTTCTGGAACCAACTGATGTGTTGCATCAAAAGGGCATACATGTTGCAATTGATTTGGATAATTTGTAATGCATGTGATTAAATGGGTCTGAAACTGAGCTCTTAATATTTGATGTGCCTCATTAAATGGGCATGTTATATAACTGTCATTACCATTCATTTCTCTGAAAAAGATAAATTGTTTTAAAGGTGATATAAATTGCAAGCAGCAATGTACAATCATGAACAGTGCCATTGTTTCATTACCATCAAActtttacttttaatataaCCAAATATCAaatcatataataataatactttaaattaattattagagaagtaaatttgataaaatattcattttctaaaaGGAAATTATTTACGCAATTACTTTTTGCGTATAATTATGTTACATACGCTATATGTATACATTACCTTGACTGATTTTGTATTTCTATGAAATATCACATATAATTCTATTTAGATGATTTATAAATCATGGAATAATTGCTAATTATTGCTGTCCAGTACTGTCTTTAATATTATTTGCTTTATGTAACATTagtactgtgcaccgatgaACAGAAATCCCATGAGAAGGCCGCAAATCTGATTGGTCAGAATGAAAGGGAGACACCTAATTTCACACGCATTTTCGGTTCTATACACTAATTCAGACCGTGTGACGAAGAAAGTCGATGAGACGTATCGAGACT
The sequence above is a segment of the Osmia lignaria lignaria isolate PbOS001 chromosome 12, iyOsmLign1, whole genome shotgun sequence genome. Coding sequences within it:
- the Non3 gene encoding ribosome production factor 2-like protein Non3; the protein is MPVINRIVKPTTHRGKRAILKKEPKLIEGAKQTLCYKGKNSSAIVLDFMKDLYTLKKPDASLLQKKNDVLPFEDVTLLEKFAMKYNAPLFMFALHNKKRPHNLVLGRMYEHTLLDMAEFGVENYKGLKDFKIPKVSEGIKPLLVFNGELFENNHELNRIKNLLVDMFQREPVEKIRLQGLEHVLSFTAVENKIMLRSYRILLKKSDCRTPRIELEEIGPRADLVCRRTKLASEDLFKQACKKPKELKVKKKKNVSTDNLGTTFGRIHVGAQNLNSIQTRKMKGLKKTMAEKKAEMKRKSTEIQVSDDSSKRSKNTTDSAD